In Streptococcus dysgalactiae subsp. dysgalactiae, the following are encoded in one genomic region:
- a CDS encoding glycoside hydrolase family 88 protein, with amino-acid sequence MTRPLKTIALEPIKQPERFTKEDFLSQEDITHALDLALKQVRLNMDYFKEDFPTPATKDNQYAIMDNTEWTNAFWTGCLWLAYEYSGDDAIKALAQANDLSFLDRVTRDIELDHHDLGFLYTPSCMAEWKLLKTPEAREAALKAADKLVQRYQDKGGFIQAWGELGKKEDYRLIIDCLLNIQLLFFASQETGDNRYRDMAINHFYASANHVIRDDASAYHTFYFDPETGNPVKGVTRQGYSDDSAWARGQAWGIYGIPLTYRFLKEPELIQLFKGMTHYFLNRLPKDQVSYWDLIFGDGSGQSRDSSATAIAVCGIHEMLKTLPDSDPDKKTYEAAMHSMLRALIKDYANKDLKPGAPLLLHGVYSWHSGKGVNEGNIWGDYYYLEALLRFYKDWNPYW; translated from the coding sequence ATGACACGACCTTTAAAAACCATTGCTCTTGAACCTATCAAGCAGCCTGAACGATTTACAAAAGAGGATTTCCTAAGCCAAGAAGACATTACTCATGCCCTTGACTTAGCCCTCAAACAAGTTCGGCTTAATATGGACTACTTCAAAGAGGATTTTCCAACGCCAGCTACCAAAGATAACCAATACGCCATTATGGACAACACGGAATGGACCAATGCCTTTTGGACTGGCTGCCTCTGGTTAGCTTACGAATACAGTGGAGATGATGCCATTAAAGCTCTGGCTCAAGCAAATGACCTTTCTTTCCTAGATCGAGTAACAAGAGACATTGAGCTAGATCACCATGATTTGGGCTTTCTTTACACCCCTTCTTGCATGGCTGAATGGAAACTTTTAAAAACACCTGAGGCTAGAGAAGCTGCTTTGAAAGCAGCCGACAAATTAGTCCAACGCTATCAAGACAAAGGCGGCTTTATTCAGGCCTGGGGGGAGCTGGGGAAAAAAGAAGATTACCGTTTAATCATTGATTGCCTCCTAAACATCCAATTACTCTTTTTTGCTAGCCAAGAAACTGGAGACAACCGTTACCGCGACATGGCGATCAACCATTTCTACGCCTCAGCGAATCATGTCATCCGAGATGACGCCTCTGCTTACCATACCTTCTACTTTGATCCAGAAACAGGCAATCCTGTTAAAGGAGTAACCCGACAAGGTTATAGCGATGATTCGGCCTGGGCCAGAGGGCAAGCTTGGGGCATTTATGGTATTCCTTTGACCTATCGTTTCCTAAAAGAACCTGAACTCATTCAACTCTTCAAGGGCATGACCCATTATTTCTTGAACCGTCTTCCTAAAGACCAGGTATCCTACTGGGATTTAATTTTTGGAGATGGAAGTGGACAGTCTCGTGATAGTTCAGCAACAGCCATTGCTGTATGTGGTATCCACGAAATGTTAAAAACCTTACCAGACAGTGATCCTGATAAAAAAACATACGAAGCTGCCATGCACAGCATGCTAAGAGCCTTGATTAAGGATTATGCTAACAAAGATCTCAAGCCTGGTGCTCCTCTACTGCTTCACGGAGTCTATTCTTGGCACTCTGGAAAAGGGGTGAATGAAGGAAATATCTGGGGAGACTATTACTACCTTGAAGCTCTACTTCGCTTCTACAAAGACTGGAACCCTTACTGGTAA
- a CDS encoding RpiB/LacA/LacB family sugar-phosphate isomerase, whose translation MKIALINENSQAAKNGIIYDALTSVTDKHGYQVFNYGMYGTEGESQLTYVQNGLLASILLTTKAADFVVTGCGTGVGAMLALNSFPGVTCGFASEPTEAYLFSQINGGNALSIPFAKGFGWGAELNLTLIFERLFAEPMGGGYPKERAIPEQRNARILSDLKKITYRDLLAIVKDIDQDFLKETISGAHFQEYFFANAEPSELVTYLKSVLEQ comes from the coding sequence ATGAAAATTGCATTAATTAATGAAAATAGTCAAGCGGCTAAAAATGGTATTATTTACGATGCCCTTACCTCAGTGACAGATAAACACGGCTACCAAGTCTTTAACTATGGCATGTATGGCACAGAAGGTGAAAGCCAGTTGACCTACGTTCAAAATGGACTCTTAGCTTCTATTTTATTGACCACTAAGGCGGCCGATTTTGTGGTGACTGGTTGTGGAACAGGTGTTGGAGCTATGTTGGCCTTGAACAGTTTCCCAGGAGTTACCTGTGGTTTTGCGAGTGAGCCAACAGAAGCTTATCTCTTTTCTCAAATCAATGGTGGTAATGCCTTGTCTATTCCTTTTGCCAAAGGTTTTGGTTGGGGAGCAGAGTTGAATTTGACCTTAATATTTGAACGCCTCTTTGCAGAACCAATGGGCGGTGGTTACCCTAAAGAGCGAGCTATTCCTGAACAGCGGAATGCACGTATTTTAAGTGATTTGAAAAAAATTACTTACAGAGATTTGTTGGCGATTGTCAAAGATATCGACCAAGATTTCCTCAAAGAAACGATTTCTGGCGCTCATTTCCAAGAGTACTTCTTTGCCAATGCAGAGCCGTCAGAATTAGTCACTTATTTGAAATCAGTACTTGAACAGTAA
- a CDS encoding PTS sugar transporter subunit IIA, with protein MIAIIVMGHGHFASGIVSSLELIAGQQEKVTAIDFTAEMTTADVQDQLSRALIPEEETLVLCDLLGGTPFKVAATLMESLPNTTCNVLSGLNLAMLIEASFARQTAASFDDLVSGLITCSKEGIVDWKTLSQQEDGATDDELGGI; from the coding sequence ATGATTGCTATTATTGTTATGGGACATGGACACTTTGCAAGTGGGATTGTCTCATCCCTAGAGTTAATTGCAGGACAACAAGAAAAGGTAACTGCTATTGATTTTACTGCTGAGATGACCACCGCTGATGTGCAGGACCAATTATCTCGTGCTTTAATCCCAGAAGAGGAAACTTTAGTTCTTTGTGACCTTCTAGGAGGTACCCCTTTTAAAGTCGCTGCAACCTTAATGGAATCTCTTCCAAACACGACGTGTAATGTTCTTTCTGGTCTTAACTTAGCTATGCTGATTGAAGCTAGTTTTGCAAGACAAACAGCAGCTTCTTTTGACGACTTAGTATCAGGACTTATAACATGTTCTAAAGAAGGCATTGTTGACTGGAAGACTCTTTCTCAGCAAGAAGACGGTGCGACAGACGATGAGTTAGGAGGCATTTAA
- a CDS encoding PTS sugar transporter subunit IIB: MTQPNIIMTRVDERLIHGQGQLWVKFLNCNTVIVANDAVSEDKIQQSLMKTVIPSSIAIRFFSIQKVIDIIHKASPAQSIFIVVKDLQDAKRLVEGGVPITEINIGNIHKTDDKVAITQFISLGETDKSAIRCLAHDHQVVFNTKTTPAGNSASDVDILDYI; encoded by the coding sequence ATGACACAACCAAACATTATCATGACGCGAGTTGATGAGCGCTTGATTCACGGACAGGGGCAATTATGGGTCAAATTCCTCAACTGCAACACTGTTATCGTCGCTAACGATGCCGTTTCTGAAGATAAGATTCAACAATCCCTTATGAAAACAGTTATCCCATCCAGTATTGCCATTCGTTTTTTCTCCATTCAAAAAGTGATTGACATCATTCATAAAGCAAGTCCTGCTCAAAGTATCTTCATCGTGGTCAAAGATTTGCAAGATGCCAAACGCCTAGTCGAAGGGGGTGTTCCCATCACAGAAATCAATATCGGTAATATTCATAAAACTGATGATAAGGTTGCGATTACCCAGTTTATTTCGCTGGGAGAAACAGACAAGTCTGCTATTCGTTGCCTAGCCCATGACCACCAAGTGGTTTTTAACACCAAAACAACTCCAGCTGGCAATAGCGCCTCTGACGTTGACATCTTAGATTATATTTAA
- a CDS encoding PTS mannose/fructose/sorbose/N-acetylgalactosamine transporter subunit IIC yields the protein MDINLLQALLIGLWTAFCFSGMLLGIYTNRCIILSFGVGIILGDLPTALSMGAISELAYMGFGVGAGGTVPPNPIGPGIFGTLMAITSAGKVTPEAALALSTPIAVAIQFLQTFVYTAFAGAPETAKKQLQKGNIKGFKFAANGTIWAFAFIGLGLGLLGALSMDTLLHLVDYIPPVLLNGLTVAGKMLPAIGFAMILSVMAKKELIPFVLIGYVCAAYLQIPTIGIAIIGIIFALNEFYNKPKQVDATTVQGGQQDDWI from the coding sequence ATGGATATCAATTTGTTACAGGCACTTTTAATTGGTCTTTGGACAGCCTTTTGTTTCAGCGGAATGTTACTTGGCATCTACACCAACCGTTGTATTATTCTGTCTTTTGGTGTAGGGATTATCCTAGGTGACTTGCCAACTGCGCTTAGCATGGGAGCCATCTCCGAATTAGCTTATATGGGATTTGGAGTGGGTGCCGGGGGTACCGTTCCTCCTAATCCTATCGGCCCTGGTATCTTTGGTACCTTGATGGCTATTACCAGTGCTGGTAAAGTCACCCCAGAAGCGGCACTAGCCTTATCAACACCAATCGCAGTTGCCATCCAGTTCCTTCAAACATTCGTCTATACAGCTTTTGCTGGTGCTCCCGAAACCGCTAAAAAACAATTGCAAAAAGGCAATATTAAAGGTTTCAAATTCGCTGCCAATGGCACTATCTGGGCTTTCGCTTTTATCGGATTAGGCCTTGGTTTATTAGGTGCCTTGTCAATGGATACTCTCCTTCACTTGGTTGACTATATCCCACCTGTCTTGCTCAATGGATTGACTGTCGCTGGTAAAATGTTACCTGCTATCGGATTTGCCATGATCTTATCTGTTATGGCCAAAAAAGAATTAATTCCGTTTGTACTAATTGGTTATGTTTGTGCAGCCTACCTCCAAATTCCAACCATTGGTATCGCTATTATTGGTATCATTTTCGCCTTGAATGAATTTTACAACAAACCTAAGCAAGTCGATGCAACAACTGTCCAAGGAGGTCAACAAGATGACTGGATCTAA
- a CDS encoding gluconate 5-dehydrogenase gives MENMFSLQGKIALITGASYGIGFEIAKAYAQAGATIVFNDVKQELVDRGMAAYRELGIEAHGYVCDVTDEAGIQQMVSQIEDEVGVIDILVNNAGIIRRTPMLEMAAEDFRQVIDIDLNAPFIVSKAVLPSMIAKGHGKIINICSMMSELGRETVSAYAAAKGGLKMLTKNIASEFGEANIQCNGIGPGYIATPQTAPLRERQADGSRHPFDQFIIAKTPAARWGTTEDLAGPAVFLASDASNFVNGHILYVDGGILAYIGKQP, from the coding sequence ATGGAAAATATGTTTTCGTTACAAGGTAAGATTGCCTTGATTACCGGAGCATCCTACGGTATTGGTTTTGAAATTGCCAAAGCCTATGCTCAAGCGGGTGCAACCATTGTGTTTAATGACGTCAAACAAGAGTTAGTTGATAGAGGGATGGCTGCCTATCGAGAATTAGGGATAGAAGCTCATGGCTATGTTTGTGACGTGACTGATGAAGCTGGTATCCAACAGATGGTTAGTCAAATTGAAGATGAAGTAGGTGTTATTGATATTCTGGTCAACAATGCAGGTATTATTAGACGCACGCCGATGCTTGAAATGGCCGCAGAAGATTTTCGTCAAGTCATTGATATTGATTTAAATGCACCTTTTATTGTGTCAAAAGCAGTTTTGCCATCGATGATTGCAAAAGGACATGGTAAAATTATAAATATCTGTTCTATGATGAGTGAATTGGGCCGTGAAACTGTTAGTGCCTACGCGGCGGCTAAAGGTGGCTTGAAAATGTTAACCAAAAATATAGCCTCTGAGTTTGGAGAAGCCAACATTCAGTGTAATGGGATTGGTCCTGGCTACATTGCGACACCACAAACAGCTCCGTTAAGAGAGCGACAAGCAGATGGTAGTCGTCATCCTTTTGATCAATTTATCATTGCTAAAACACCAGCAGCACGTTGGGGGACAACAGAAGACTTAGCTGGTCCAGCTGTTTTTCTAGCTAGCGATGCCAGTAATTTTGTGAACGGCCATATCCTTTATGTCGACGGTGGCATTTTAGCTTATATTGGAAAACAACCTTAA